A region of the Candidatus Binataceae bacterium genome:
CTGCCCTTCTCGCCCGAAGAGGTGCTCAAGGCCTGCGCCGATACCGTGCGCGTGAATCAGCTCGAGGAGTGCTACGTCCGTCCTATCGCGTTTTACGGCGAAGGGGAGATGGGCTTGTCGGCGCGGGGGAACCAGGTTCGGCTCGCGATCGCGGCGTGGCCGTGGGGCGCCTATCTCGGCGCCGACGGCGCAAGCAAGGGCGTGCGGCTCAAGACTTCATCCTTCACGCGCTATCATCATAATTCGCTGCCGCCCAACGCTAAGCTTTCCGGGCCGTACGTGAATTCGATTCTGGCGGGCTACGAGGCGCGTCGCCACGGTTATGACGAGGCCCTGCTGCTCGACGTGACCGGCTTCGTCGCCGAAGGCAGCGGCGAGAATTTCTTCATCGTGCGCGACGGCGTGGTAAAAACGCCGCCGGTGACGTCGAGCCTACCGGGTATCACGCGCGACTCCGTGATCCGCATCCTGGCCGACGCGAATATCCCGGTAACCGAGCAGCTCTTTCCGCGTGACGCGGTCTATATCGCCGACGAAGCCTTCATGACCGGCACCGCGGC
Encoded here:
- a CDS encoding branched-chain amino acid transaminase; this translates as MAANGLRTDKIWMDGAMVPFEEANIHVLSHSLHYGLAAFEGMRCYRCDDGRSAIFRAREHIRRLFDSAHIVEMKLPFSPEEVLKACADTVRVNQLEECYVRPIAFYGEGEMGLSARGNQVRLAIAAWPWGAYLGADGASKGVRLKTSSFTRYHHNSLPPNAKLSGPYVNSILAGYEARRHGYDEALLLDVTGFVAEGSGENFFIVRDGVVKTPPVTSSLPGITRDSVIRILADANIPVTEQLFPRDAVYIADEAFMTGTAAEVTPVRELDDRQIGEGKPGPVTRKVMEIFGAALHGRDARYSSWLYHV